The following are from one region of the Eubacterium sp. MSJ-33 genome:
- a CDS encoding bifunctional folylpolyglutamate synthase/dihydrofolate synthase, whose protein sequence is MKSRLKEAEAYINQIPLFGPHTEGRNKSGNENLEAVLALLGNPHLKHKAIHVAGTNGKGSTVQFVRSILTQEGYRVRTFTSPHLVSITERIEGITDEEFVESYQIVRNACEEAVQQNLQHLSYFEFLFAMAAVYFSSLPLDFVIYETGLGGRLDATNVLVPVLTVITQIGFDHMKYLGNTIESIAGEKAGIIKTGVPVVYHTGSLEADAVVKNRAESLAAEAINVANVEYNIDGFTDKTIDFSMHSRYYSYNGLRLSGVAAYQVDNAVTAITACHILLGTELAQENIQLALDAFVWPGRMELLADNLVIDGAHNESAMERFVESVNAGYPDRKKTLLFAVAGDKDYEPMIAYLVQNLEVGSVYVTSLDSDRAISAEYIAALFRQYAKKSQRAIHVYAEDDIRTCFTQAYQSLETENSMLLCVGSLYLIGKIKDIWEETV, encoded by the coding sequence ATGAAGAGCAGATTAAAAGAGGCAGAAGCATATATTAACCAGATCCCGCTGTTTGGACCGCATACAGAGGGGAGAAATAAATCAGGAAATGAAAATTTGGAGGCCGTGCTTGCGTTGCTTGGCAATCCACATTTAAAACACAAGGCAATTCATGTTGCAGGAACGAACGGGAAAGGTTCTACCGTGCAGTTTGTCCGATCTATTCTGACGCAGGAGGGATATCGTGTTCGAACCTTTACATCGCCACATCTTGTTTCGATTACAGAGCGGATCGAGGGAATCACAGATGAGGAATTCGTGGAAAGCTATCAGATCGTGCGAAATGCATGCGAGGAAGCTGTGCAGCAGAACCTGCAGCATTTATCGTATTTTGAATTTTTGTTTGCTATGGCCGCTGTATATTTTTCAAGTCTCCCGCTGGATTTTGTAATCTATGAGACCGGGCTTGGAGGCAGACTGGATGCAACCAATGTGCTTGTTCCGGTGCTGACTGTGATTACGCAGATTGGATTTGACCATATGAAATATCTGGGCAATACCATAGAGTCGATTGCCGGAGAAAAAGCAGGAATCATAAAAACCGGTGTTCCAGTAGTGTATCATACGGGAAGTCTGGAGGCGGATGCGGTTGTAAAAAATCGGGCAGAGTCGCTTGCGGCAGAAGCAATTAATGTCGCAAATGTGGAGTATAATATCGATGGATTTACAGATAAAACCATTGATTTTTCTATGCACAGCCGCTATTATAGTTACAATGGTTTGCGGCTATCCGGCGTAGCTGCCTATCAGGTAGACAATGCTGTGACTGCAATTACTGCGTGTCATATACTGCTCGGCACGGAGCTTGCGCAGGAGAATATACAGCTTGCATTAGATGCGTTCGTCTGGCCTGGGCGCATGGAACTGCTGGCAGATAATCTGGTAATTGATGGCGCACACAATGAGAGTGCAATGGAACGATTCGTGGAGAGTGTAAACGCAGGATACCCGGATCGGAAGAAGACACTGTTATTTGCTGTTGCCGGTGACAAAGACTATGAACCTATGATCGCGTATCTGGTGCAGAACTTAGAGGTTGGATCGGTGTATGTGACATCCCTTGACTCCGACCGGGCAATCTCGGCAGAGTATATTGCCGCATTGTTCCGACAGTATGCGAAGAAGTCGCAACGTGCGATTCATGTGTATGCGGAGGACGATATCAGGACCTGTTTTACACAGGCGTATCAGTCACTGGAAACAGAAAACAGCATGCTGCTCTGCGTTGGTTCGTTGTATTTGATTGGAAAGATAAAAGACATATGGGAGGAAACCGTATGA
- the queF gene encoding preQ(1) synthase produces MSRTEDEKNGISLLGNQHVAYPSDYSADILETFVNKHPDNDYFVKFNCPEFTSLCPITGQPDFATIYISYVPDVRMVESKSLKLYLFSFRNHGDFHEDCVNTIMKDLIKAMDPKYIEVWGKFTPRGGISIDPYCNYGRLGTNWEQVAYDRLVHHDLYPEKVDNR; encoded by the coding sequence ATGTCTAGAACAGAAGACGAAAAAAATGGAATCTCCCTTCTCGGGAATCAGCATGTCGCATATCCATCGGATTATTCGGCAGATATTTTGGAAACATTTGTGAACAAGCATCCGGACAATGACTATTTTGTAAAGTTCAATTGTCCGGAATTTACAAGTCTTTGTCCGATTACTGGACAGCCGGATTTTGCAACGATTTATATTTCTTATGTGCCGGATGTGCGCATGGTGGAGAGTAAATCATTGAAGCTGTATCTGTTCAGCTTTCGGAATCATGGAGATTTTCATGAGGACTGTGTAAATACAATCATGAAAGATCTGATTAAGGCGATGGATCCGAAGTATATTGAAGTCTGGGGTAAATTTACACCACGTGGAGGAATCTCTATTGATCCATATTGTAATTATGGACGTCTGGGTACAAATTGGGAACAGGTCGCATATGACCGTCTGGTGCATCATGATCTGTATCCGGAAAAGGTAGACAATCGTTAA
- the addA gene encoding helicase-exonuclease AddAB subunit AddA: MPWTEKQDKVIKDRDKTILVSAAAGSGKTATLVERIYQKVIDLEHPVDISSFLVVTFTKAAAAQMKEKLRRKMEEALNEYPESEHIAKQNLLIQSADITTIDSFCLNIVKEYFSYLDLDPSVGIGDPGMLELLKYDVLTELFEKKYEELQVQENTEFAYLLELFSDGKKDDKLKEIINRIYMQMSSFPDPQRFLEEAREALQISSVVDLNHTAWMQGILSVLHKKAAAAKQLAGQCLDICDMADGPAHYREQIVSDMEKLCAIQQADCYSAMKLATETKWAALSRKKFTGDKELQERCKALRKEYKDEFDPKKLDYFRQTDEQVLADMKLLKTYLLPLLSLTEEFVALFMQEKKKRKMLEFSDISHMAYQLVCAGYDEDGCAVPTEIGKTISNRYTEIYIDEYQDSNYLQEDILSAVSGKWRGVCNMFMVGDVKQSIYRFRMARPEIFVKKYNRYKEEGSEIKIELNHNFRSRAVVLNAINYFFYQLMGSDLGGIDYDEKQALVPGKIFEAPPEGAQISDQVEILLADVDDAGKLTDEQIRAYGSPDKDTLEGYMIANRIRALMDEKHGIQIYDEEEKQYRSVQYRDIVILARSVRDYGDILYNALTAQGIPVYLEKAKGYFQAVEIQVIMAMLAVIDNSRQDIPLSAVLLSPIGGLDESELAYVCATVRAAVTEKLCLYDICTYYAEDQEDTPLGQKIKRILDLIGELKEKKQRISVSELIWELLRKTGYYEYVTAMPAGNIRRSNVDMLLQKAVQFENGYYKGLFHFLRYVDKLKLIEQEEGEASTLSEDADVVRIMSIHKSKGLEYPVVFVAGMGRQFNRSELAENVQVHPDYYLAAMAMHPTGRYKHNTAIRSIYAALESEEMMAENLRVLYVAMTRAKEKLILTASVRGAEQIFEKYAYVQDMEPALLPYNIRKNADSYVKHLVACMERYDQLAGMYEVENAICLEIQNQEQILTAIQPEEIRQRMALADIRQLAMKVEEGAFYEKNQASYSYEYPHAAMTTYGAKLSISDIKKMKAYDGKGYDINTEFEQPEQEKRKQMRKEKQQQIPDKDMPLSGAERGTIVHKFMELFPFETVEPDMDLIAYIARLKEELLKKEIMDAWEIRAISESKVTKMLQSELGCRMIEAARLGNLYKERQFSAGIPVSEVYNVDEDDMLIVQGIIDAYFYEDEEAVVMDYKTDAADEETLIGRYKAQLASYAEVIEQLTGKKVKEQILYSFHLNKMIRL; encoded by the coding sequence ATGCCGTGGACAGAAAAACAAGATAAAGTAATTAAAGACAGAGATAAGACTATTCTTGTGTCTGCTGCTGCAGGTTCTGGAAAGACTGCAACATTGGTCGAGCGTATCTATCAGAAGGTAATCGATCTTGAACATCCGGTGGATATCAGTTCGTTCCTGGTTGTGACATTTACAAAGGCAGCGGCGGCACAGATGAAGGAAAAATTACGCAGGAAGATGGAAGAAGCGTTGAATGAATATCCGGAATCAGAACATATAGCAAAACAGAATCTTCTGATACAGAGTGCGGATATTACTACTATAGACAGCTTCTGCCTGAATATTGTGAAAGAGTATTTCAGCTATTTGGATCTGGACCCTTCGGTTGGAATCGGAGATCCGGGAATGCTTGAGTTGTTAAAATACGATGTTTTGACGGAGCTTTTTGAGAAAAAATACGAAGAACTGCAGGTGCAGGAAAACACAGAGTTTGCATATTTGCTGGAATTGTTTTCTGATGGAAAAAAAGATGACAAACTGAAGGAAATCATCAATCGGATTTATATGCAGATGTCGAGTTTTCCGGATCCGCAGAGGTTTCTCGAAGAGGCAAGAGAAGCATTGCAGATATCATCGGTGGTTGATCTGAATCATACTGCATGGATGCAGGGAATTCTGTCGGTCCTGCATAAAAAGGCAGCGGCAGCAAAACAGCTTGCCGGTCAGTGTCTTGATATCTGTGATATGGCGGACGGACCGGCGCATTACCGGGAGCAGATCGTGTCAGATATGGAGAAGCTGTGTGCGATTCAACAGGCAGACTGTTACAGTGCGATGAAGCTTGCGACAGAGACGAAATGGGCAGCGTTATCCAGAAAGAAATTCACAGGAGACAAAGAGCTTCAGGAGCGTTGTAAAGCACTTCGAAAAGAGTACAAGGATGAATTTGATCCTAAGAAACTGGATTATTTCCGTCAGACGGATGAGCAGGTGCTTGCGGATATGAAACTTCTGAAAACCTATCTGCTTCCGCTTCTTTCTCTTACGGAAGAGTTTGTTGCGTTGTTTATGCAGGAGAAGAAAAAACGTAAAATGCTGGAATTTTCAGATATCTCGCATATGGCATACCAGCTTGTATGTGCCGGTTATGATGAAGACGGATGTGCGGTTCCGACAGAGATAGGAAAGACGATTTCAAACCGATATACAGAGATCTATATCGACGAGTACCAGGACAGCAACTATCTGCAGGAGGATATTCTGTCAGCCGTATCCGGAAAATGGCGCGGTGTCTGCAATATGTTTATGGTAGGCGATGTGAAGCAGAGCATTTATCGATTCCGGATGGCAAGACCGGAGATCTTCGTGAAAAAATATAACCGTTACAAGGAAGAGGGCAGCGAGATCAAGATCGAACTCAATCATAACTTCCGTTCACGGGCGGTTGTGCTGAATGCGATCAATTATTTTTTCTATCAGTTGATGGGAAGTGATCTTGGAGGAATCGACTATGACGAAAAACAGGCACTTGTCCCGGGAAAGATATTTGAAGCACCGCCAGAGGGGGCACAGATTTCCGATCAGGTGGAAATATTGCTTGCCGACGTAGATGACGCGGGAAAATTGACGGATGAACAGATCCGTGCATATGGTTCTCCGGATAAGGATACACTGGAAGGCTATATGATAGCAAACCGGATTCGTGCATTGATGGATGAGAAGCATGGAATTCAGATCTATGATGAAGAAGAAAAACAGTATCGAAGCGTGCAGTACAGGGACATTGTAATTTTAGCAAGAAGTGTACGGGATTATGGAGATATCCTGTATAATGCACTGACCGCACAGGGGATTCCTGTGTATCTGGAGAAGGCGAAGGGATATTTTCAGGCGGTTGAGATTCAGGTCATCATGGCGATGCTTGCGGTGATTGATAACAGCAGACAGGATATCCCGTTGTCCGCGGTTTTATTGTCCCCGATCGGTGGTCTGGATGAATCGGAACTTGCGTATGTTTGTGCGACGGTGCGGGCAGCAGTGACAGAAAAGCTCTGTCTGTATGATATTTGCACGTATTATGCGGAAGACCAGGAAGATACCCCACTTGGACAGAAGATAAAACGCATACTTGATCTGATCGGGGAGCTAAAGGAGAAAAAACAACGCATATCTGTATCGGAGCTGATATGGGAGTTGCTGCGCAAGACAGGATATTATGAATATGTGACGGCTATGCCGGCAGGAAATATCCGAAGATCCAATGTGGATATGCTTTTACAGAAGGCAGTGCAGTTTGAAAATGGTTATTACAAGGGGTTATTCCACTTCCTTCGTTATGTGGATAAGCTGAAGCTGATAGAGCAGGAAGAAGGGGAAGCGAGTACGTTAAGTGAGGATGCGGATGTTGTCCGGATTATGAGTATACACAAAAGCAAAGGACTTGAATATCCGGTTGTATTCGTTGCCGGTATGGGACGACAGTTTAACCGGTCAGAGCTTGCGGAAAATGTTCAGGTACACCCGGATTATTATCTTGCGGCAATGGCGATGCATCCGACGGGACGATATAAGCATAACACTGCAATCCGAAGCATCTATGCAGCTCTGGAATCAGAGGAAATGATGGCAGAAAATCTGCGTGTGCTGTATGTGGCGATGACGCGGGCCAAAGAAAAGCTTATACTGACAGCCAGTGTGCGGGGAGCAGAGCAGATATTTGAAAAATACGCGTATGTACAGGATATGGAACCGGCCCTTTTGCCGTATAATATACGGAAAAATGCGGACAGCTATGTGAAGCATCTGGTCGCCTGCATGGAACGCTATGATCAGCTTGCCGGAATGTATGAAGTGGAGAATGCAATCTGCCTGGAGATTCAGAATCAGGAACAGATACTGACTGCAATTCAGCCGGAAGAGATAAGGCAGCGGATGGCGCTTGCTGATATCCGACAGCTTGCTATGAAGGTAGAAGAAGGGGCATTTTATGAGAAAAATCAGGCGAGCTATTCGTATGAATATCCGCATGCAGCGATGACAACCTATGGTGCGAAACTCTCAATCTCGGATATAAAGAAGATGAAAGCTTACGATGGAAAAGGCTATGATATCAATACGGAGTTTGAACAGCCGGAGCAGGAAAAAAGAAAACAAATGCGAAAAGAGAAACAACAGCAGATTCCAGATAAGGACATGCCATTATCTGGTGCAGAACGGGGAACAATCGTTCATAAATTCATGGAACTGTTTCCCTTTGAGACAGTGGAACCGGATATGGATCTGATTGCATATATTGCGCGGTTAAAAGAAGAATTGCTAAAAAAAGAAATTATGGATGCATGGGAGATTCGGGCAATCTCGGAGAGCAAAGTCACGAAGATGTTGCAATCTGAGCTTGGATGCCGTATGATAGAGGCTGCGCGTCTTGGGAATCTGTACAAGGAACGGCAGTTTTCGGCAGGAATTCCAGTATCAGAGGTTTATAATGTAGACGAAGACGATATGCTTATAGTGCAGGGTATTATTGATGCGTATTTTTATGAGGACGAAGAGGCTGTCGTGATGGATTATAAGACCGATGCAGCAGATGAAGAAACACTGATTGGGCGTTATAAGGCACAGCTTGCTTCTTATGCAGAAGTGATAGAACAATTGACAGGAAAAAAGGTGAAAGAGCAGATACTTTATTCGTTTCACCTGAATAAAATGATACGATTATGA
- a CDS encoding PD-(D/E)XK nuclease family protein, with amino-acid sequence MALQLILGSSGAGKSEYIYEDIIRQTMQDERKNMIVLVPEQYSLEIQRKLVEKHPRGGSFQIDVIGFNRLAYRIFDELHIKPQKVLEDFGKSMLLRKAAQEKKDQLSLYAGSLDKAGFIDEAKSLMSEVYQYDISRERLAEALRSLGDTGEDKVLSEKLRDMLLIFATFEEKKGNAFIVAEQMLELLTAAAEKSQLIAESEIILDGFTGFTPIQLKLISVLLRRAKKVTIVLTMDVAAYAKKHIGEHELFALTRQTIDQLLLTAEKAHVVVADTIFIGKDGCRRWEKGHPLAHLEQNLFRYPYHTGTDDKQAIRIISYDNPAQEVTGVAEQIRCLVMDQGYRYRDIAVVSGNLEETADFVQRIFPLYDIPYFIDMTMPVKNHPCVDALTHAFRIVEENFSYDSVFAFLKSGVMKDLEQEEIEALENYVLARGKKGIRSWSQAFKDGEDTTMEELRQVVMEVLGPFYKACSGKKKTVSQMVEAVYVLMDMLSMEHRFEDDGLYEKICQIFDKMVEIMPEDDIEIAELEELFAVGMKDVSLGVIPPTLDMLVVGDIIRTRLDDIRALFIVGVNDGVIPKRAKRSQIINDREKERLLEFGIHMAPTERVNSFTEHFYLYQNMTKPKDLLYLSYVNMSASNETMRPSYILDRIHRIFPDLKEQHGNSLTNRIVTRQAGFETLIIGIRELLAGNHIHESETLQLYKLYLKNRDTSRIESMLAAMRYQNLPEPLAEDVAKLIQIQRMAMSVSKLEQYASCAYAFFLKYILHLEERQIAKIDNRNVGMILHGAMEQMFCYVRDQMGNQWDKVGDALRDQKIEEFVRENFNKEYEGQEIDNGQYAVLEKSLIRIGKRTVKKLQSMMDDAYQPVYFEYAFKKKLTVGKETMTLAGIVDRGDLYVDKDNQTIGLRVIDYKSGAHDFDIGQLYEGLELQLAIYTNVMREMVDQEWNQNREKEDQYQINTESMYYYHMQDPYVEADSVAQAEELREKKLGYKGMQREEDDEFETVLSYAEYKAVDLVAQIKKGVIDKNPKQDTNGKACEYCAYKDVCRFDEKYGKNRYHNTKHSAKDTQQLLEEMRNVCRGQKNKIK; translated from the coding sequence ATGGCATTACAGCTTATATTGGGTTCGAGTGGGGCAGGTAAATCCGAATATATATATGAAGATATCATCCGGCAGACGATGCAGGACGAGCGTAAAAATATGATTGTTCTGGTTCCGGAGCAGTATTCTCTGGAAATCCAAAGAAAATTAGTTGAAAAACATCCGCGGGGAGGCAGTTTTCAGATTGATGTAATCGGATTCAACCGATTGGCGTATCGTATTTTCGATGAGCTTCACATCAAGCCGCAGAAAGTGCTGGAGGATTTTGGAAAATCTATGTTACTGCGTAAGGCAGCACAGGAAAAGAAAGACCAGTTATCCCTGTATGCAGGAAGCCTGGATAAGGCAGGATTTATCGATGAGGCGAAGTCTCTGATGTCGGAAGTATATCAGTATGATATTTCACGGGAACGGTTAGCGGAGGCTTTGCGGAGTCTGGGAGATACCGGAGAGGATAAAGTGCTCTCAGAAAAACTGCGGGATATGCTGTTGATATTTGCGACCTTTGAGGAGAAGAAGGGGAATGCATTTATTGTGGCAGAACAGATGCTGGAGCTTTTGACTGCAGCGGCGGAGAAGTCACAGTTGATTGCGGAAAGTGAGATTATCTTAGATGGATTTACCGGATTTACCCCGATTCAGTTGAAGCTGATTTCCGTCTTGCTGCGAAGAGCGAAAAAAGTGACAATTGTGTTGACGATGGATGTGGCAGCCTATGCGAAGAAACATATTGGAGAACATGAGCTATTTGCACTTACCAGACAGACGATTGATCAGCTGTTGCTTACAGCGGAGAAAGCACATGTGGTAGTCGCGGATACGATCTTTATTGGAAAAGATGGCTGCAGACGCTGGGAGAAAGGACATCCGCTTGCACATCTGGAACAAAATCTGTTTCGTTATCCATATCATACAGGAACAGATGATAAGCAGGCAATCCGTATAATAAGTTACGATAATCCGGCGCAGGAGGTAACAGGGGTTGCAGAGCAGATCCGTTGTCTTGTGATGGATCAGGGTTACCGTTACAGGGATATCGCAGTTGTGAGTGGAAATCTGGAAGAAACGGCTGATTTTGTTCAGCGGATATTTCCGTTGTATGATATTCCGTATTTTATCGACATGACAATGCCGGTGAAAAATCATCCGTGTGTAGATGCACTGACACATGCTTTTCGAATTGTAGAGGAAAATTTCAGTTATGACAGTGTGTTTGCGTTCCTGAAATCCGGAGTGATGAAGGATCTGGAGCAGGAAGAAATCGAAGCGTTGGAAAACTATGTTCTTGCGCGGGGGAAAAAGGGTATTCGGAGCTGGAGCCAGGCATTTAAGGATGGGGAAGATACGACGATGGAGGAACTCCGTCAGGTTGTCATGGAGGTGCTTGGGCCATTTTATAAGGCTTGCTCTGGAAAAAAGAAAACCGTATCCCAGATGGTAGAGGCGGTGTATGTGCTGATGGATATGCTCTCGATGGAACACCGGTTTGAGGATGATGGATTATATGAGAAAATCTGTCAGATTTTCGATAAGATGGTAGAGATTATGCCGGAGGATGACATTGAGATAGCAGAGCTTGAAGAATTGTTTGCGGTTGGTATGAAGGATGTCAGTCTGGGAGTGATTCCCCCGACACTGGATATGCTTGTTGTCGGAGATATTATCCGGACGAGACTGGATGACATACGAGCTTTGTTTATTGTCGGTGTAAATGATGGTGTGATCCCAAAACGTGCAAAACGAAGCCAGATCATTAACGATCGGGAGAAAGAACGGCTGCTGGAGTTTGGAATCCACATGGCACCAACCGAGCGGGTAAATAGCTTTACGGAGCATTTTTATCTGTACCAGAATATGACGAAGCCGAAGGACCTTCTCTATCTGTCTTATGTGAATATGAGTGCATCAAATGAGACTATGCGTCCATCTTATATCTTAGATCGGATTCATCGGATTTTCCCGGATTTGAAGGAACAGCATGGAAATAGTCTGACAAACCGGATTGTGACCAGACAGGCGGGATTTGAAACTCTGATTATCGGAATCAGGGAGCTTCTCGCGGGCAATCATATACACGAATCGGAGACATTGCAACTTTATAAGTTATATCTGAAAAATAGAGACACGAGCCGGATTGAGTCAATGCTTGCTGCAATGCGTTATCAGAATTTACCTGAGCCGCTTGCAGAAGATGTCGCAAAATTGATTCAGATTCAGCGCATGGCAATGTCGGTTTCAAAATTGGAACAGTATGCGAGCTGTGCGTATGCATTCTTCTTAAAATATATCCTTCATCTCGAGGAGCGGCAGATAGCAAAGATTGATAACCGGAATGTCGGTATGATTCTTCACGGTGCGATGGAGCAGATGTTTTGCTACGTACGGGATCAGATGGGCAATCAGTGGGATAAAGTCGGAGATGCTTTGCGGGATCAGAAGATAGAAGAATTTGTGCGGGAGAATTTTAACAAGGAGTATGAAGGACAGGAGATTGATAATGGACAATATGCGGTTCTTGAAAAAAGCCTGATCCGAATCGGAAAAAGAACCGTGAAGAAACTGCAGTCCATGATGGATGATGCGTATCAGCCGGTGTATTTTGAGTACGCATTTAAAAAGAAACTGACAGTGGGAAAAGAGACAATGACGCTTGCGGGCATCGTGGATCGTGGGGATCTGTATGTGGATAAAGACAACCAGACGATAGGTCTGCGTGTGATTGATTACAAATCCGGTGCGCATGATTTTGATATTGGGCAGTTATATGAGGGTCTGGAATTGCAACTCGCAATCTATACAAATGTGATGCGGGAGATGGTTGATCAGGAGTGGAACCAAAACCGTGAAAAAGAAGATCAGTATCAGATCAATACAGAAAGCATGTATTACTATCATATGCAGGATCCTTATGTGGAGGCGGATTCCGTGGCGCAGGCGGAAGAACTGCGTGAGAAGAAACTTGGATATAAAGGGATGCAGCGAGAAGAAGATGATGAGTTTGAGACGGTGCTTTCTTATGCGGAGTACAAAGCGGTTGATCTTGTAGCACAGATAAAAAAAGGCGTGATAGATAAAAATCCAAAACAGGATACGAACGGGAAAGCCTGTGAATATTGTGCATATAAGGACGTCTGCCGTTTCGATGAAAAATATGGAAAAAACCGGTATCATAATACAAAGCACAGTGCAAAGGACACACAGCAGTTGTTGGAGGAGATGCGAAACGTATGCCGTGGACAGAAAAACAAGATAAAGTAA
- a CDS encoding zinc ribbon domain-containing protein — translation MIQKKGVSSMAVCESCGAHVQDGVTICPECGRPVVKMKTSLELKGENGKKAEKQRAYTPTDDYGDIFDGNSVGGSEPVTITKEEVKEYKELNRKQSGGSGIGKVFGTIFKFVIFIAIVVGIYFFVTKVVLKPNGPETYKEAVTAFQTAVNEDDSEKLQNLVPSYITANKALVEDILPYVQETNYTSIKIIDTQEWSSSDVDTFNDRIQVEHGKTADAKEGVTLKLGLRGTMKDINGVRRQYMEVNIDFIKIKGVWYPDMDQVKDQLFKQQ, via the coding sequence ATGATACAGAAGAAAGGGGTAAGTAGTATGGCTGTATGTGAATCATGTGGAGCACATGTGCAGGACGGGGTTACGATCTGTCCGGAATGTGGACGTCCGGTTGTCAAGATGAAGACAAGTCTGGAATTGAAAGGTGAGAACGGAAAGAAAGCTGAGAAACAACGGGCATATACACCAACTGATGATTATGGAGATATTTTTGATGGTAACAGTGTTGGTGGTTCAGAACCGGTTACAATTACAAAAGAAGAAGTAAAGGAATATAAGGAACTGAACAGGAAACAGAGTGGTGGCAGCGGTATAGGTAAGGTGTTCGGAACGATTTTCAAATTCGTTATTTTTATCGCGATTGTTGTAGGAATCTATTTTTTTGTTACGAAGGTTGTATTAAAACCGAATGGACCTGAGACTTATAAAGAAGCTGTTACGGCATTTCAGACAGCAGTTAACGAAGACGACAGTGAGAAACTGCAGAATCTGGTACCTTCCTATATTACGGCGAATAAGGCATTGGTAGAAGATATTCTCCCATATGTGCAGGAAACAAATTATACATCCATTAAGATTATTGACACGCAGGAATGGAGCAGTTCCGATGTGGATACATTCAATGACCGGATTCAGGTGGAACATGGAAAGACCGCGGATGCAAAAGAAGGGGTTACCTTAAAACTTGGACTTCGTGGAACAATGAAGGATATAAATGGCGTGAGACGGCAGTATATGGAAGTGAATATTGACTTCATTAAGATCAAAGGCGTCTGGTATCCGGATATGGATCAGGTAAAGGATCAGTTATTTAAACAACAGTAA
- the mtaB gene encoding tRNA (N(6)-L-threonylcarbamoyladenosine(37)-C(2))-methylthiotransferase MtaB codes for MNILNKKVAVCTLGCKVNQYESDSMMDILKKNGCEIVPFSQFADVYIVNTCSVTNMAERKSRQMLHRAKKKNPDAVIVAAGCYVQAAEEALAKDLGIDILIGNNCKKDVAHILSEYYEDTSMHEVVIDINHTNEYEEMTLVKPNERCRAYVKVQDGCNNFCTYCIIPYTRGRIRSRKLADVVREVEGLAAEGVQEVVLTGINLSSYEDEDGTSLLMLLQAVAKVEGIRRIRMGSLEPRVITEEFLDGITALDKVCPHFHLSLQSACNETLKRMNRKYTIEEYMEKCEMIRKAYDRPALATDVIVGFPGETEEEFTTTVANLEKLNLYEMHVFKYSKRSGTIAATMEHQVSDAVKEKRSNVLLELTANQKAAYEAQFSGELLPVLMEEYDCIDKNGKPVYVMKGHTDRYILVKQETTRDICEQSVNTFVDILYRPEKSK; via the coding sequence GTGAATATTTTGAATAAAAAAGTAGCAGTTTGTACACTCGGCTGCAAGGTGAATCAATATGAGTCAGACAGTATGATGGATATATTGAAGAAAAACGGTTGTGAGATTGTACCATTTTCACAGTTCGCGGATGTATATATCGTCAATACATGTTCCGTCACAAATATGGCAGAGCGAAAGTCGAGACAGATGCTGCACCGTGCTAAAAAGAAGAATCCGGATGCTGTGATCGTGGCGGCGGGATGTTATGTGCAGGCAGCAGAGGAGGCTCTGGCGAAAGACCTTGGCATTGATATATTGATTGGAAATAACTGTAAAAAAGATGTGGCACATATTTTAAGTGAATATTATGAAGATACTTCCATGCATGAAGTTGTCATTGATATCAACCATACAAATGAGTATGAGGAGATGACACTCGTAAAACCAAATGAGCGCTGCCGTGCTTATGTCAAGGTGCAGGATGGATGCAATAATTTCTGCACGTATTGTATCATCCCGTATACGAGGGGCAGAATTCGAAGCCGGAAGCTTGCAGATGTTGTGCGGGAAGTAGAAGGACTGGCCGCGGAAGGTGTACAGGAAGTTGTGCTTACAGGTATTAATTTATCTTCTTATGAGGATGAGGATGGTACATCGCTTCTTATGCTGTTGCAGGCAGTTGCAAAAGTGGAAGGAATCCGGCGTATCCGGATGGGATCTTTGGAACCGCGTGTGATTACAGAGGAATTTTTGGATGGTATCACAGCTCTGGATAAGGTGTGTCCGCATTTCCATCTGTCGTTGCAGAGTGCATGTAATGAGACATTAAAGCGGATGAACCGGAAATATACGATTGAAGAATATATGGAAAAATGTGAGATGATCCGCAAAGCATATGACCGTCCGGCACTGGCAACGGATGTGATCGTTGGTTTCCCTGGTGAGACAGAAGAGGAGTTTACAACAACTGTGGCAAATCTGGAGAAACTGAATCTCTATGAGATGCATGTGTTTAAATATTCGAAGCGGAGCGGCACGATTGCTGCGACGATGGAACATCAGGTGAGTGATGCGGTGAAAGAAAAGCGCAGTAATGTTTTATTGGAACTGACAGCAAACCAGAAGGCGGCGTATGAAGCACAGTTCTCCGGTGAACTGTTACCAGTGTTGATGGAAGAGTATGACTGCATCGATAAGAATGGGAAGCCGGTTTATGTGATGAAGGGACATACCGACCGCTACATACTTGTGAAGCAGGAGACGACAAGAGATATCTGTGAGCAGAGTGTTAATACATTTGTGGATATTCTGTATCGGCCAGAAAAGTCGAAATAA